One window from the genome of Saimiri boliviensis isolate mSaiBol1 chromosome 2, mSaiBol1.pri, whole genome shotgun sequence encodes:
- the LOC101052627 gene encoding spermatogenesis-associated protein 31D1-like: protein MENILCFLNSYTESGLSPGLAHCLDIDPNFICLSGLGLFMLYLFYMLLTLYLSPPGKNDDIQMHQGRARRRKKGGTFKGFPDQITFQKEAEEERKLVSFLKSFRPPASCSPLGQHHDTTRFRRLLCPDPLCVVCNRTTAEVQRLLCWESLKDAAPSVSSLASAASVTESSFTLASVPSTTPPEHLILSPCPDSSPPPALILSPELITPLADLFSPSPLRDPLPPKPVSPLDSKFPIDHSPPQRLPFPLLPPHHIQRAEPNLQPEASLSLNTIFSFNYALSQGMNPLQNISQEMNPTDSCACHHEPPTSSSLPPQDCTVTQSKASLTIFMPFSETLSLFGSGGSSTYFPTIEDIDYSWPASAEFSWWQPHAKDSFSSNFVPSDFMQELLSLHYSEASLGRYTVVNLIVPVRLSFVSHDIVALLERQVKKRGDFLMCKENGKKPGTSPKHLRPNYQLNSSGKMLASIADKHGLAASLPFRASNRKVERLHIHQQPPYSKCSEDHLEQKYVQFFWGLPSLHSESLNSNVLLQCGCSSMFVFFNEIASMSTFQEPPVLPHLQPLSLPITQPLPLSQTLPQGQSLSQHPSPLTVQLPSPLFQIGICGVCFHKSQNEAQSLTPSEINHLEWNVLQKLLESVWGLPSVVQKSQEDFCSPAPSLGLVKSFKACCPISIIPGDFPLSAEFRKKLEHHIQKRLIQHRWGLPRRIHESLSLLRPQSPISEISESENSEGPLHKSLVEGQSHNDLKNFKSRKPRSFHKRSSNMLSLENVGKFQGYSQENGPKDHLLHEPETSSEKDLSSNSESNLEGHMMHLPGNDLGVSLGQKQLANALTVHLSKKFEEISKGQVPWSVRSSWHSVKQTISLPEKSHSQANHQNLAALVGEDYCIDTSQEMSFLGSNKQKMLEAHIKSFHMRMLWGLPSKVLESIEICKLQEDLSSSFSHLYFPSLATFIPQEDSKDGFSKSLRQSTLQEEKLGTTSSIPILDHPDPVSDIEHNLTEMDSKDGASNPLRGSTTDFQGKKIETTSLSYILDHPHPVISPVDKERQETLRRDLFDTDNQLIETVQKPDNGRQTFLPPTHGIIEEVSQKQNVVASRSSPELPIMQTGAGGESMDEKESCSNNVERIQSSRKTYPVTSGPKEMFKEDELSFLQSQTRNNSTTSKSGSSSVIKGKISTLETENFSPKISVPQDPKSSSLKHQMFSELKLAQGEHSQAQTHFTDMPLALDNLTSKGLLTHVQGISSGNMATSQVLNVHMEDRRIHVEQQQEPTVPKHVLQNCQVKNFPPATKRVRSKGGELGGGDAGLGTPQPRRKSHPLQKKTSGEVLRRKSSPTLTTQPPPENLFRKWMKTFFQRFKKPSIICEEQEHSQEKGSSLSSFVQDRGPAKIRAAFTGTTEAQKVKRDIGKFPEEKLEHRDGIDITCPQEPLSSPVELTKAQHKPVLQARAQRVQGYPCSYMAASCKVTCSKSCSQQAILVGQNHPTRIRQIIDKNRQPQKVEAFKGKILCQRHPQSMLHRKAVPQPNPTCQCQVDPVPPAVPTTAKSAVLSDVPLVITQTMLLKHFQGGKFPPTK, encoded by the exons ATGGAGAATATCCTCTGTTTTCTGAACAGTTATACTGAGTCAGGGCTCAGCCCTGGCTTGGCGCATTGCTTGGATATTGACCCCAACTTCATCTGCTTGAGTGGGTTGGGGTTGTTTATGCTTTACTTGTTCTACATGCTATTGACCCTGTATTTGTCACCCCCTGGGAAAAATGATGACATCCAAATG catcagggcagagccaggaggagaaagaaaggtggGACATTCAAA GGTTTCCCAGACCAGATAACCTTCCAGAAAGaagcagaagaggaaaggaagctgGTTTCTTTTCTGAAAAG CTTCAGACCTCCTGCTTCCTGCAGTCCCCTGGGCCAGCATCATGATACCACCCGCTTTCGTCGACTGTTATGCCCAGACCCCCTCTGTGTGGTATGTAACAGAACAACTGCTGAGGTCCAGCGACTGCTGTGTTGGGAGTCCTTGAAAGATGCTGCTCCCTCTGTGTCCTCTTTGGCTTCTGCAGCTTCTGTGACTGAGTCATCGTTTACTCTGGCTTCTGTTCCCTCAACAACCCCTCCAGAACACCTAATATTGTCCCCTTGTCCTGACTCTTCTCCCCCACCCGCCTTAATTCTCTCACCTGAACTGATCACCCCTTTGGCTGACTTATTTTCACCCTCACCACTGAGGGACCCTCTGCCACCAAAGCCTGTTTCTCCTCTGGATTCCAAGTTCCCTATAGACCATTCCCCACCCCAAcggcttccctttccccttctcccaCCACATCACATTCAGAGAGCAGAGCCCAATCTCCAACCTGAGGCCAGTTTGTCTCTGAACACCATCTTTTCATTTAACTATGCCCTATCCCAAGGTATGAACCCCTTACAAAATATTTCCCAGGAAATGAATCCCACTGATTCATGTGCTTGTCATCACGAACCACCAACCTCATCATCTTTACCACCACAAGACTGTACTGTGACTCAGTCTAAAGCAAGTCTCACCATATTCATGCCTTTTTCAGAGACGTTATCTCTATTTGGTTCTGGTGGGTCATCCACCTATTTCCCAACAATTGAAGACATTGACTATTCATGGCCTGCATCTGCAGAATTCTCCTGGTGGCAGCCTCATGCCAAGGActctttttcttccaattttgtaCCATCTGATTTCATGCAAGAGCTCCTTAGCCTTCATTATTCTGAGGCCTCTTTAGGGAGGTACACTGTGGTCAACCTCATAGTGCCTGTTAGGCTCTCATTTGTCAGCCATGACATTGTGGCACTCCTGGAGAGACAAGTCAAAAAAAGGGGCGATTTCCTGATgtgtaaagaaaatggaaagaaaccaggAACTTCCCCAAAACATCTTAGGCCAAACTACCAACTAAATTCTTCAGGGAAAATGTTAGCCTCAATTGCTGATAAGCATGGCTTGGCAGCCTCTCTTCCTTTTAGGGCCAGTAATAGGAAAGTAGAGCGGCTGCACATCCATCAGCAGCCTCCATATTCTAAGTGCTCTGAGGATCATTTAGAGCAAAAATATGTTCAGTTCTTCTGGGGTCTCCCATCTCTGCACAGCGAGTCTCTGAATTCTAATGTTCTTCTCCAATGTGGCTGTTCCTCCATGTTTGTATTCTTCAATGAAATTGCGAGTATGTCTACATTCCAGGAACCCCCAGTCCTTCCTCATCTCCAACCTTTGTCCTTGCCTATTACGCAGCCTCTACCCTTGTCTCAAACCCTGCCCCAAGGTCAGTCCCTGTCTCAACATCCATCTCCACTCACAGTCCAACTACCTAGTCCTCTATTCCAGATTGGGATCTGTGGAGTGTGTTTTCATAAATCTCAGAATGAGGCACAGTCTCTTACGCCATCTGAAATTAACCATCTGGAGTGGAATGTGTTGCAGAAATTACTGGAAAGTGTGTGGGGTTTACCCTCTGTGGTTCAAAAATCCCAGGAAGACTTTTGTTCTCCAGCTCCCAGTCTTGGATTGGTCAAATCCTTTAAGGCTTGTTGTCCCATCTCCATCATTCCTGGAGATTTTCCACTCAGTGCTGAGTTTAGGAAGAAACTAGAGCACCACATTCAAAAGAGGCTTATCCAGCACAGATGGGGTCTGCCCCGCAGAATCCATGAGTCTCTGTCACTGCTACGTCCTCAGAGCCCAATTTCAGAAATATCTGAGTCAGAAAACAGTGAGGGACCCTTACATAAGTCTTTGGTTGAGGGTCAGAGCCACAATGATCTCAAGAATTTTAAATCAAGGAAACCTAGAAGCTTCCACAAGAGAAGTTCAAATatgctttccttggagaatgtggGGAAGTTTCAGGGATACAGCCAGGAGAATGGCCCAAAAGATCATCTGTTGCATGAACCAGAAACATCTTCAGAAAAGGATCTGAGTTCTAACTCTGAGAGCAACCTAGAAGGTCATATGATGCATCTGCCAGGGAATGATTTAGGGGTGAGCCTAGGTCAGAAACAACTTGCAAATGCCCTGACAGTACATTTGAGCAAGAAATTTGAGGAAATCAGTAAGGGTCAAGTGCCTTGGAGTGTGCGTAGTTCATGGCATTCAGTCAAGCAGACAATATCTCTTCCTGAGAAATCCCACAGCCAAGCAAACCATCAAAATTTGGCAGCATTGGTGGGTGAGGACTACTGCATTGATACTTCCCAGGAGATGTCCTTCCTTGGTTCTAACAAACAAAAGATGTTGGAAGCCCATATTAAATCTTTCCATATGAGGATGCTGTGGGGTCTTCCCAGCAAGGTCCTTGAATCCATAGAAATCTGTAAATTGCAAGAGGACCTTTCCAGTTCCTTTTCCCATCTTTACTTCCCCTCCTTAGCCACCTTCATTCCTCAGGAAGATTCCAAAGATGGGTTCTCCAAGTCTCTTAGACAAAGCACTCTTCAAGAAGAAAAGTTGGGAACAACAAGCTCCATCCCCATTTTGGATCATCCTGACCCTGTTTCTGATATTGAACACAACCTTACAGAGATGGATTCCAAAGATGGTGCCTCCAATCCCCTTAGAGGAAGCACTACagattttcaaggaaaaaagatagaaacaacAAGTTTATCCTACATCCTGGATCATCCACATCCGGTCATCTCACCTGTTGACAAAGAACGGCAGGAGACCCTGAGAAGAGACTTATTTGATACTGATAATCAGCTTATAGAAACTGTCCAGAAACCTGACAATGGCAGACAGACTTTTCTGCCCCCAACACATGGCATCATAGAGGAAGTCAGTCAGAAACAGAATGTAGTAGCCAGTAGGAGCAGCCCAGAGCTGCCCATAATGCAAACTGGGGCTGGTGGTGAGTCAATGGATGAAAAAGAGAGTTGCAGCAATAATGTAGAAAGAATTCAGAGCAGTAGAAAGACCTATCCTGTCACCAGTGGGCCTAAGGAAATGTTCAAGGAAGATGAGCTCAGTTTTCTTCAATCACAAACTAGGAACAACTCGACAACCAGCAAGTCAGGAAGTTCCTCAGTGATAAAGGGGAAAATAAGCACTCTTGAAACTGAAAATTTCTCACCAAAAATATCAGTTCCCCAAGATCCTAAATCATCATCCCTTAAACATCAGATGTTTAGTGAGTTAAAGTTGGCCCAGGGGGAGCATAGCCAAGCTCAAACTCATTTCACTGACATGCCCCTTGCTTTAGATAACTTGACTTCCAAGGGCTTACTGACTCATGTCCAGGGCATCTCCAGTGGGAACATGGCAACTTCCCAGGTGCTGAATGTCCACATGGAGGACAGAAGGATCCATGTGGAACAGCAGCAAGAGCCCACGGTCCCTAAGCATGTCTTACAGAATTGCCAAGTTAAGAATTTCCCACCAGCTACAAAGAGAGTGAGATCCAAAGGAGGAGAGCTTGGTGGAGGGGATGCAGGGTTGGGAACACCCCAACCCAGGAGAAAGAGCCAtcctcttcaaaagaagacatcaggGGAGGTGCTTAGGAGAAAATCTTCCCCAACCTTGACAACACAGCCTCCTCCTGAAAACCTTTTCAGAAAATGGATGAAGACCTTTTTTCAGAGGTTTAAGAAACCCAGCATAATATGTGAGGAACAGGAACATTCCCAGGAAAAGGGTAGCTCCCTGTCATCATTTGTGCAGGACAGAGGTCCAGCTAAGATTAGAGCTGCCTTTACTGGGACTACTGAAGCTCAGAAAGTTAAGAGAGACATTGGAAAGTTCCCAGAGGAGAAGCTGGAGCATAGGGATGGGATAGATATCACCTGTCCCCAAGAGCCCCTTTCCTCCCCCGTGGAGCTTACAAAAGCTCAGCACAAGCCAGTACTGCAGGCCAGAGCACAGCGTGTCCAGGGCTATCCCTGCAGCTACATGGCTGCCTCCTGCAAAGTGACATGTAGCAAATCTTGCAGCCAACAAGCTATCTTAGTTGGCCAGAATCATCCGACAAGGATTAGACAGATCATAGACAAGAACAGACAGCCTCAGAAAGTTGAGGCATTTAAGGGCAAGATATTGTGTCAAAGGCATCCCCAATCCATGCTCCACAGGAAGGCTGTGCCCCAACCAAATCCCACTTGCCAGTGTCAGGTTGACCCAGTGCCTCCAGCCGTCCCGACTACTGCTAAAAGCGCTGTGCTTAGTGATGTGCCTTTAGTAATTACACAGACAATGCTTCTAAAGCATTTCCAGGGAGGAAAATTTCCCCCGACAAAATAA